A single region of the Duganella sp. BuS-21 genome encodes:
- the flgB gene encoding flagellar basal body rod protein FlgB → MLGSKLDNYLSFNETALSLRSARQTVLASNIANADTPNYKARDIDFSSALKSALDKNNPNAQQTLNTTAAKHYPNPLQDAGTLADGTPLLYRGVVQGAVDGNTVDMDVERNQFADNAIRYEAGITAINGQIKSMLAALQSGN, encoded by the coding sequence ATGCTCGGCAGCAAACTAGACAATTACCTGAGCTTCAATGAAACCGCGCTGAGCCTGCGTTCGGCGCGCCAGACCGTGCTCGCTTCCAATATTGCCAACGCGGACACGCCGAACTACAAGGCGCGCGACATCGACTTCAGCAGCGCCTTGAAATCGGCGCTGGACAAGAACAATCCGAATGCCCAGCAGACGCTGAACACCACCGCCGCCAAACATTACCCCAACCCCCTGCAAGACGCCGGTACGCTGGCCGATGGCACGCCGCTGCTGTATCGCGGCGTGGTGCAGGGCGCGGTCGACGGCAACACGGTCGACATGGACGTCGAGCGCAACCAGTTCGCCGACAACGCCATTCGTTATGAAGCCGGGATCACCGCCATCAACGGCCAGATCAAATCGATGCTGGCGGCGCTACAGTCAGGGAACTAA
- a CDS encoding flagellar hook assembly protein FlgD, producing the protein MAISGIIDTPKAAATNSVATKDTTDTNSVQADQDKFMKLLVTQLQNQDPLNPMDNAAMTSQLAQLSTVTGINKVNATLESLRADITTSQSSAAINLIGKGVLVEGKGIDLNSVTGEDDKVTKSSVFGIDLASDSQAVSIEIKDKAGKTVRTMSMTNAEAGTYPITWDGTKDDKTVADAGSYTFTVSATSAGNTVTATPLQLAAVASVSTGSGGVKLNTSLGHFAMSDVKEVL; encoded by the coding sequence ATGGCGATTAGCGGCATTATCGATACGCCCAAGGCGGCGGCCACCAACTCGGTAGCGACCAAGGACACCACCGACACCAACAGCGTGCAGGCGGACCAGGACAAATTCATGAAGCTGCTGGTGACCCAGTTGCAGAACCAGGATCCGCTCAATCCGATGGACAACGCGGCCATGACCAGCCAGCTGGCCCAGCTGTCGACCGTGACCGGCATCAACAAGGTCAACGCCACGCTGGAGTCGCTGCGCGCCGACATTACCACCTCGCAGTCCTCGGCCGCGATCAACCTGATCGGCAAGGGCGTGCTGGTGGAAGGCAAGGGCATCGATCTCAACAGCGTGACCGGCGAAGACGACAAGGTCACCAAGTCCAGTGTGTTCGGCATCGACCTGGCGTCGGACTCGCAGGCGGTGTCGATTGAAATCAAGGACAAGGCCGGCAAGACCGTGCGCACCATGAGCATGACCAATGCCGAGGCCGGCACCTACCCGATCACCTGGGACGGCACCAAGGACGACAAGACGGTGGCCGACGCCGGCAGCTACACCTTCACCGTCAGCGCCACCAGCGCCGGCAACACGGTCACCGCCACGCCGCTGCAACTGGCGGCGGTCGCCAGCGTCTCGACCGGCAGCGGCGGGGTTAAATTGAATACCTCGCTCGGGCATTTCGCCATGAGCGATGTGAAAGAAGTTTTGTAA
- the flgL gene encoding flagellar hook-associated protein FlgL yields the protein MRISTRTIYDVGSAQITSLQTAMSRTQQQLSTGRKNLTAADDPIATARAVEVTQSQSLNTQLATNRANAKAVLSTETTALASTTSILQDIKDLAVKAGNGSYTQSDRESVAIELEARLADLLGLANTADGVGGYVFAGYKSTTLPFTKTAAGADYQGDQGQRSLQVGSTRTIPITDSGASVFESNQSGNGSFVTTPDAANYGRGGTGIISAGSVKDATLLTGHKYQIDFQVVAATPGVPKQTTYTVTDLTTGDPVPPAPLPVVPQPYVSGQNISFDGVQFDVKGEPADGDNFAVEPSTKQSIFTTVQGFIDALRGPGEGATGQASLSNKLNQLQVNIDNATDNVLSVQAAVGSRLKELDYLDSSGDDLGLQYATTLSDLQDVDYTAAISLFTQQQTTLTAAQKSFTTMSGLSLFNYIS from the coding sequence ATGCGCATCAGTACCAGGACCATTTACGACGTCGGCTCGGCGCAGATTACCTCGCTGCAGACGGCCATGTCGCGCACACAGCAGCAGCTGTCCACCGGTCGCAAGAACCTCACCGCCGCCGACGATCCGATCGCCACCGCGCGCGCGGTGGAGGTCACGCAGTCGCAATCGCTGAACACCCAGCTGGCGACCAACCGTGCCAACGCCAAGGCGGTGCTGTCGACCGAAACCACGGCGCTGGCCAGCACCACCTCCATCCTGCAGGACATCAAGGACCTGGCGGTCAAGGCCGGCAACGGCTCGTACACGCAGTCGGACCGCGAATCGGTGGCGATCGAGCTCGAAGCGCGGCTGGCCGACCTGCTGGGCCTGGCCAACACGGCCGATGGCGTCGGCGGCTATGTGTTTGCCGGCTACAAGTCGACCACCTTGCCGTTCACCAAAACCGCCGCCGGCGCCGACTACCAGGGCGACCAGGGCCAGCGTTCGCTGCAGGTCGGTTCGACCCGCACGATCCCGATCACCGATTCCGGCGCGTCCGTCTTTGAAAGCAACCAGAGCGGCAACGGCAGCTTTGTCACCACGCCGGACGCCGCCAATTACGGCCGCGGCGGCACCGGCATCATCAGCGCCGGGTCGGTCAAGGACGCCACGCTGCTGACCGGCCACAAGTACCAGATCGATTTCCAGGTGGTGGCGGCGACGCCGGGCGTGCCCAAGCAAACCACCTACACGGTGACCGACCTCACCACCGGCGACCCGGTGCCGCCGGCGCCGTTGCCGGTGGTGCCGCAGCCCTATGTCAGCGGCCAGAACATCAGCTTCGACGGCGTGCAGTTCGACGTCAAGGGCGAGCCGGCGGACGGCGACAACTTTGCGGTCGAGCCGTCGACCAAGCAATCGATCTTCACCACGGTGCAGGGCTTCATCGACGCGCTGCGCGGACCGGGCGAAGGCGCCACCGGCCAGGCCAGCCTGAGCAACAAGCTCAACCAGCTGCAAGTGAACATCGACAACGCCACCGACAATGTGCTGTCGGTGCAGGCGGCGGTGGGTTCGCGGCTGAAGGAGCTGGACTACCTCGACAGCTCTGGCGACGACCTGGGCCTGCAATATGCGACCACGCTATCGGACCTGCAGGACGTCGACTACACGGCGGCGATCTCGCTGTTCACGCAACAGCAGACCACGCTCACCGCCGCGCAGAAATCCTTCACCACGATGTCGGGTCTATCGCTGTTCAACTACATCAGCTAG
- a CDS encoding flagellar hook protein FlgE → MFQQGLSGLNAASKSLDVIGNNIANASTVGFKSSQAQFADLYANSLNGVSGNNAGIGVSVSKLAQQFTQGNLESSSNPLDVAINGGGFFRLVVNGAVQYSRNGQFHEDAGHTLVNAQGAQLTGYLSNTAGVIQLGSPVPLTLDKSDLTPVQTTEANFQLNLSSAEKVPATVPFDSNDPTSYNKQTVLNVYDSLGTAHIMTTYYVKTDANTWDVYAAADNKEIVSSSVAATVATDQPTIDARKAYNDLVKATPPVPADIAIAAGTYATAAYNAMLAAASVPPAAATQAQLDALTAAYTALDPTVSGSITGKSPDQINGLLGAAITVPAVKVGTLLFTKSGALDPQAMALMDPPQTLPFQIQLPIFPDTGAIVPMTVATTFDKTTQYGSVTNDLGSVQNGYSAGSWQRYSIDENGVILGQYSNGKSRAMGQIAMANFASVDGLTPLGNNAWAESSTSGPPTIGTPNAGSMGQLRSSAVETSNTDLTAELVNMITAQRVYQANAQTIKTEDSILQTLVNLR, encoded by the coding sequence ATGTTCCAACAAGGACTGAGCGGCCTGAATGCCGCATCCAAATCGCTGGATGTCATCGGCAACAATATTGCCAACGCCAGCACCGTGGGCTTCAAGAGTTCGCAGGCGCAGTTCGCCGACTTGTACGCCAATTCGCTCAACGGCGTGTCGGGCAACAACGCCGGTATCGGTGTGTCGGTGTCCAAGTTGGCGCAGCAATTCACCCAGGGTAACCTGGAGTCGAGCAGCAACCCGCTGGACGTGGCGATCAACGGCGGCGGCTTCTTCCGCCTGGTGGTCAACGGCGCCGTGCAGTATTCGCGCAACGGCCAGTTCCACGAAGATGCCGGCCATACCCTGGTCAACGCCCAGGGCGCGCAGCTGACCGGCTACCTGTCCAACACCGCCGGCGTGATCCAGCTCGGTTCGCCCGTGCCGCTGACCCTGGACAAGTCCGACCTGACGCCGGTGCAAACCACCGAAGCGAACTTCCAGCTCAACCTGAGCTCGGCGGAGAAGGTGCCGGCCACCGTACCGTTCGACTCCAACGACCCCACCAGCTACAACAAGCAGACCGTGCTGAATGTGTACGACAGCCTGGGCACCGCGCACATCATGACGACCTACTACGTCAAGACCGACGCCAACACCTGGGACGTGTACGCCGCCGCCGACAACAAGGAAATCGTCTCCTCCAGCGTGGCCGCCACCGTGGCCACCGACCAGCCGACCATCGATGCCCGCAAGGCCTATAACGACCTGGTGAAAGCCACGCCGCCGGTGCCGGCCGATATCGCGATTGCCGCCGGCACCTACGCCACCGCCGCCTATAACGCCATGCTGGCCGCCGCTTCGGTGCCGCCGGCCGCCGCCACCCAGGCCCAGCTCGACGCGCTGACCGCCGCCTACACGGCGCTCGACCCGACCGTCAGCGGCTCGATCACCGGCAAGTCCCCGGACCAGATCAATGGCCTGCTGGGTGCGGCCATCACCGTGCCTGCGGTCAAGGTCGGCACGCTGCTGTTCACCAAGAGCGGCGCGCTCGATCCGCAAGCCATGGCCCTGATGGACCCGCCGCAGACGCTGCCGTTCCAGATCCAGCTGCCGATCTTCCCGGACACCGGCGCAATAGTGCCGATGACGGTCGCCACCACCTTCGACAAGACCACCCAGTACGGCAGCGTGACCAACGACCTGGGCTCGGTCCAGAACGGTTACTCGGCCGGTTCCTGGCAGCGATATTCGATCGACGAGAACGGCGTGATCCTGGGCCAATACAGCAACGGCAAGTCGCGCGCCATGGGCCAGATCGCCATGGCCAACTTCGCCAGCGTGGACGGCCTGACGCCGCTGGGCAACAACGCCTGGGCGGAAAGCTCGACTTCGGGCCCGCCAACCATCGGCACGCCGAACGCCGGTTCGATGGGCCAGCTGCGTTCGAGCGCGGTGGAAACCTCGAACACCGACCTGACGGCCGAGCTGGTCAACATGATCACCGCGCAGCGCGTCTACCAGGCCAATGCGCAGACCATCAAGACCGAAGACTCGATCCTGCAGACGCTGGTTAATCTGCGTTAA
- the flgK gene encoding flagellar hook-associated protein FlgK, with protein MSSLLSIGKSGLLAAQVGLATTGNNITNANTAGYNRQVAIQGDTGTQYQGFGYVGSGTEIQAVRRYYDNFLATSLRNAESNQASLDAYSSQIGQIDNLLADTTAGLSPALQDFFNGVQNATASPASAAARQSLLSNAESLASRFQGMSARLNEIAFGVNNQIKSNVGEINAYAQQIADINLTIAGLTTSTAEPNDLLDKRDQMLTELNKLVKVTVVPGDNNMLNVSFGTGQPLVVANKAFQLGTSTSPTDVSRVTIGYATASGAFSELPDQVFTGGQLGGLMEFRNGAMDRAQNSLGQIAAGLVTAFNAQHVLGQDENGALGQNFFNPIQAYVGTSTRNSQASTAEVKAVVTDAGALTASDYSVDYDGTNFNVTRKSDGKITQINPFPQTTPQVIDGVAYSISGTPQQNDNFLVRPTYNAATDFSVAIKDRDKIALAAPIATAAPTANAGNGKISAGTVDQNYLTPGNALTAPATLTFDKASGTFSGFPAGQDVTVTANGTATVYPAGTPVPYTDGANISFGGVNIAISGTPADLDTFTVGPNTSGVGDSRNGALLAGLQTKNILDNGKATFQTTYAQMVNFVGTKARESQISGTAADAAVKQATSAQQSVSGVNLDEEAANLLRYQQAYQASGKVMQVASQLFDTLLSLGN; from the coding sequence ATGTCCAGTCTCCTCAGCATCGGAAAAAGCGGCCTGTTGGCAGCCCAGGTAGGGTTGGCGACTACCGGCAACAACATCACCAACGCCAACACGGCCGGCTACAACCGGCAGGTGGCGATCCAGGGCGACACCGGCACCCAGTACCAGGGCTTCGGCTATGTCGGCTCGGGGACGGAGATCCAGGCCGTGCGCCGCTACTACGACAACTTCCTGGCCACCTCGCTGCGCAACGCCGAGTCCAACCAGGCGTCGCTGGACGCCTACAGTTCGCAGATCGGCCAGATCGACAACCTGCTGGCCGACACCACGGCCGGCCTGTCGCCGGCGCTGCAGGACTTCTTCAACGGCGTGCAGAACGCCACCGCCAGCCCGGCCTCGGCCGCCGCACGCCAGTCGCTGCTGTCGAACGCGGAATCGCTGGCCTCGCGTTTCCAGGGCATGAGCGCGCGCTTGAACGAGATCGCCTTTGGCGTCAACAACCAGATCAAATCCAATGTGGGCGAGATCAACGCCTATGCGCAACAGATCGCCGACATCAACCTGACCATCGCCGGCCTGACCACCAGCACCGCCGAACCGAATGATCTGCTCGACAAGCGCGACCAGATGCTGACCGAGCTCAACAAGCTGGTCAAGGTCACCGTGGTCCCGGGCGACAACAATATGCTGAACGTCTCGTTCGGCACCGGCCAGCCGCTGGTGGTGGCCAACAAGGCCTTCCAGCTTGGCACCTCGACCTCGCCGACCGACGTCAGCCGCGTGACCATCGGCTACGCCACCGCCTCGGGCGCCTTCAGCGAGTTGCCGGACCAGGTCTTCACCGGCGGCCAGCTGGGCGGCTTGATGGAGTTCCGCAACGGCGCCATGGACCGCGCGCAAAATTCGCTGGGCCAGATCGCCGCCGGTCTGGTCACCGCCTTCAATGCCCAGCACGTGCTGGGCCAGGATGAGAACGGCGCCCTCGGCCAGAACTTCTTCAACCCGATCCAGGCTTACGTCGGCACCAGCACCCGCAACTCGCAAGCCAGCACGGCGGAAGTGAAGGCGGTGGTGACCGACGCCGGCGCGCTGACCGCCAGCGACTACAGCGTCGATTACGACGGCACCAACTTCAACGTCACGCGCAAGAGCGACGGCAAGATCACCCAGATCAATCCCTTCCCGCAGACCACGCCGCAAGTGATCGACGGCGTGGCCTACAGCATCAGCGGCACGCCGCAGCAGAACGACAACTTCCTGGTGCGGCCGACCTACAACGCCGCCACCGATTTCTCGGTGGCCATCAAGGACCGCGACAAGATCGCGCTGGCGGCGCCGATCGCCACCGCCGCGCCGACCGCCAATGCCGGCAACGGCAAGATCTCGGCCGGCACGGTCGACCAGAACTACCTGACGCCGGGCAACGCCTTGACCGCGCCGGCCACGCTGACCTTCGACAAGGCGAGCGGCACCTTCTCCGGCTTCCCGGCCGGGCAGGACGTCACGGTCACGGCCAACGGCACGGCCACCGTGTATCCGGCCGGCACGCCGGTGCCGTACACGGACGGCGCCAACATCAGTTTCGGCGGCGTCAACATCGCCATCAGCGGCACGCCGGCCGACCTCGACACCTTCACGGTCGGCCCCAACACCAGCGGCGTGGGCGACAGCCGCAACGGCGCCTTGCTGGCGGGTTTGCAGACGAAAAATATTTTGGACAACGGCAAGGCCACGTTCCAGACCACCTACGCCCAGATGGTCAACTTCGTCGGCACCAAGGCGCGCGAGTCGCAGATCAGCGGCACCGCCGCCGACGCCGCCGTCAAGCAGGCCACCAGCGCGCAGCAGAGCGTGTCCGGTGTCAACCTCGATGAAGAAGCGGCCAACCTGTTACGCTACCAGCAAGCGTACCAGGCCAGTGGCAAGGTCATGCAAGTGGCCAGCCAGTTATTTGACACGTTGCTCAGCCTGGGCAACTAG
- the flgJ gene encoding flagellar assembly peptidoglycan hydrolase FlgJ gives MASQTSTSNDLNGKLALDVRDMGSLKQSARAGSPEALKTAATQFEAMFVNMMLKSMREATPQEGMLDSQQSKMFTTMLDQQTSQNIAKKGIGLADMLVRQLSAKTDAAALGIGGAGDASSASNAGSFAGAASLMDAKLQRAIAAAGGNAAATAAASSSSRVDGAASTNKGSQAPHVRSFQEKLSVHAEEASKATGIPAKFMLGQAALESGWGKREIKGRDGSNSNNLFGIKATSDWKGKVVEATTTEYVNGKAQTKVERFRAYDSYADSFKDYARLLSSNPRYEKVLASAGDASSFAQGLQKAGYATDPHYASKLTSIIKRSLAG, from the coding sequence ATGGCCAGCCAGACTTCCACCTCCAACGACCTCAATGGCAAACTTGCGCTCGACGTGCGCGATATGGGCAGCCTCAAGCAGTCGGCCCGCGCCGGCAGCCCGGAGGCGCTGAAGACGGCGGCCACCCAGTTCGAGGCCATGTTCGTCAATATGATGCTCAAGAGCATGCGCGAAGCGACGCCGCAAGAAGGCATGCTGGATAGCCAGCAGAGCAAGATGTTCACCACCATGCTCGACCAGCAGACCAGCCAGAACATCGCCAAGAAGGGCATCGGCCTGGCCGACATGCTGGTGCGCCAGCTGTCGGCCAAGACCGACGCGGCCGCGCTCGGCATCGGCGGTGCCGGCGACGCCAGCAGCGCCAGCAACGCCGGCAGCTTCGCCGGTGCGGCCAGCCTGATGGACGCCAAGCTGCAGCGCGCGATCGCCGCCGCCGGCGGCAATGCCGCCGCCACCGCTGCCGCCTCCAGCAGCAGCCGCGTCGATGGCGCCGCCAGCACCAACAAAGGTTCGCAGGCACCGCACGTGCGCAGCTTCCAGGAGAAATTATCGGTTCACGCCGAGGAGGCCAGCAAGGCCACCGGCATCCCGGCCAAGTTCATGCTGGGCCAGGCCGCGCTGGAGTCGGGCTGGGGCAAGCGCGAGATCAAGGGCCGCGACGGCAGCAACAGCAACAACCTGTTCGGCATCAAGGCCACCAGCGACTGGAAGGGCAAGGTGGTCGAGGCCACCACCACCGAATATGTCAACGGCAAGGCGCAGACCAAGGTCGAGCGCTTCCGCGCCTACGACAGCTATGCCGACAGCTTCAAGGATTACGCGCGCTTGTTGTCCAGCAATCCACGTTACGAAAAAGTCTTGGCCAGCGCGGGCGACGCCAGCAGTTTTGCACAAGGCTTGCAGAAGGCCGGCTACGCCACCGACCCGCACTACGCCAGCAAGCTGACCAGCATCATCAAGCGCTCGCTGGCTGGATAG
- the flgC gene encoding flagellar basal body rod protein FlgC produces MSLFKIFDVSGSAMSAQAQRLNVVASNLANADSATSASGEAYRARQVVFEATTPTNGGTSTGVRVKQVVEDQSPMKMMYDPKHPAADDNGYVTMPNVNVVDEMVNMLSASRSYQTNVETMNAAKTLLLKTLTIGQN; encoded by the coding sequence ATGTCGCTTTTTAAAATCTTCGATGTATCGGGTTCGGCCATGAGCGCGCAGGCGCAGCGCCTGAACGTGGTGGCTTCCAACCTGGCCAATGCCGACAGCGCCACCAGCGCCAGCGGCGAAGCCTACCGCGCGCGCCAGGTGGTGTTCGAGGCGACCACGCCGACCAACGGCGGCACCTCGACCGGGGTGCGGGTCAAGCAGGTGGTGGAAGACCAGTCGCCGATGAAAATGATGTACGACCCCAAGCATCCGGCGGCCGACGACAACGGCTACGTGACCATGCCCAACGTGAATGTGGTCGATGAAATGGTCAACATGCTGTCGGCCTCGCGCTCCTACCAGACCAACGTCGAGACCATGAACGCGGCCAAGACCCTGCTGTTGAAGACCCTGACCATCGGTCAAAACTAG
- a CDS encoding flagellar basal body P-ring protein FlgI — protein MLVCLSATLTLLAPQAGAERIKDLASIAGVRHNQLIGYGLVVGLDGSGDQTTQTPFTVQSVISMLQQLGVNLPQGGSQLQLKNVAAVMVTASLPPFSQPGQTLDITVSSMGNAKSLRGGTLLMTPLKGADGQVYGMAQGNVLVGGVGVQAGGGGGGSSLTVNHLSVGKISGGATVERAVASNLGENNIIKLELNNADFATASRMVEAINDKYGAGIAYALDSRVIRVQAPSGSDQRVSFIGTLQDMQVNPAEQAAKVIMNARTGSVVMNRAVTLETCAISHGNLSVSVNADTQVSQPNPLSGGRTVVTQNPQVAIKADGGKVMMVKGGASLAEVVKALNAIGATPQDLLSILQAMKAAGSLRAELEII, from the coding sequence GTGCTGGTCTGCCTGTCCGCCACGTTGACGCTGCTGGCGCCGCAGGCCGGCGCCGAGCGCATCAAGGACCTGGCCAGCATCGCCGGCGTGCGTCACAACCAATTGATCGGCTACGGGCTGGTGGTGGGCCTGGACGGCAGCGGCGACCAGACCACGCAAACCCCGTTCACGGTGCAGAGCGTGATCTCGATGCTGCAGCAGCTGGGCGTGAACCTGCCGCAGGGCGGTTCGCAGCTGCAGCTGAAAAACGTGGCGGCGGTGATGGTGACGGCTTCGCTGCCGCCGTTCTCGCAGCCGGGCCAGACGCTGGACATCACGGTATCGTCGATGGGCAACGCCAAGAGCCTGCGCGGCGGCACGCTGCTGATGACGCCGCTCAAGGGTGCGGACGGCCAGGTCTACGGCATGGCCCAGGGCAATGTGCTGGTCGGCGGCGTCGGCGTGCAGGCCGGCGGTGGCGGCGGCGGCAGCTCGCTGACCGTCAACCACCTGAGCGTGGGCAAGATCTCGGGCGGCGCCACGGTGGAACGCGCGGTCGCCAGCAACCTGGGCGAGAACAACATCATCAAGCTGGAACTCAACAATGCCGACTTCGCCACCGCCAGCCGCATGGTCGAGGCCATCAACGACAAGTACGGCGCCGGCATCGCCTACGCGCTCGACAGCCGCGTGATCCGGGTGCAGGCGCCCAGCGGCAGCGACCAGCGCGTGAGCTTCATCGGCACACTGCAGGACATGCAGGTCAATCCGGCCGAGCAGGCCGCCAAGGTCATCATGAACGCGCGCACCGGTTCGGTGGTGATGAACCGCGCCGTCACGCTGGAGACGTGCGCCATTTCCCACGGTAATCTGTCAGTATCGGTCAACGCCGACACCCAGGTCAGCCAGCCGAATCCGCTGTCGGGCGGCCGCACCGTCGTCACGCAAAATCCGCAGGTCGCCATCAAGGCCGACGGCGGCAAGGTGATGATGGTCAAGGGCGGCGCTTCGCTGGCCGAAGTGGTCAAGGCGCTCAACGCCATCGGCGCCACGCCGCAGGATTTGCTGTCCATTTTGCAGGCCATGAAGGCCGCCGGTTCGCTGCGCGCCGAACTGGAAATCATTTAA
- a CDS encoding flagellar basal body L-ring protein FlgH: MKSVTLIASTIAATVLLSACQTAPTSIVHSPMSARPLTSEQLQAVPNNGAIYQPAAFRPVFEDRRARHVGDVLTLVITERTSANKAGTSSGNKTGNVSATLPKKLQSTFGNPLQVGSESSYSDGDNQTASNAFTGTMGVTVVEVLSNGNLIVAGEKQIGMNKGTEYIRFSGMINPDSIATGNTVQSTAVADARVEYRTANQIDRAELSSMASRFFQSLLPF; this comes from the coding sequence ATGAAATCCGTCACCCTCATTGCCAGTACCATTGCCGCCACCGTGCTGCTGAGCGCCTGCCAGACCGCGCCCACCTCCATCGTGCATTCGCCGATGAGCGCGCGCCCGCTGACCAGCGAACAGCTGCAGGCCGTGCCCAACAACGGCGCCATCTATCAGCCGGCCGCCTTCCGCCCGGTGTTCGAAGACCGCCGCGCGCGCCACGTCGGCGACGTGCTGACCCTGGTGATCACCGAGCGCACTTCGGCCAACAAGGCCGGCACCAGCTCCGGCAACAAGACCGGCAACGTCAGCGCCACCTTGCCGAAGAAGCTGCAAAGCACCTTCGGCAATCCGCTCCAGGTCGGCAGCGAGAGTTCCTATTCCGACGGCGACAACCAGACCGCCAGCAACGCCTTCACCGGTACCATGGGCGTGACCGTGGTCGAGGTGCTGAGCAACGGCAACCTGATCGTGGCCGGCGAAAAGCAGATCGGCATGAACAAGGGCACCGAATACATCCGCTTCTCCGGCATGATCAATCCTGACAGCATCGCCACCGGCAACACCGTGCAATCGACCGCCGTGGCCGACGCCCGCGTCGAGTACCGCACCGCCAACCAGATCGACCGCGCCGAGCTGTCGTCGATGGCGTCGCGCTTCTTCCAAAGCCTGCTGCCATTCTGA
- the flgG gene encoding flagellar basal-body rod protein FlgG: protein MIRSLWIAKTGMEAQQTQMDVTSHNLANVSTNGFKKSRAVFEDLLYQNIRQPGAQSSQQTNLPSGLQLGTGVRTVAVERIHTQGNPQSTGNDKDIMVNGSGFFTVLLPDGTTAYTRDGSFQRDNNGQMVTSEGFVLQPAITIPITAQAITVGRDGTVSVNIANGNGATTTQQLGSLQLATFINPTGLESKGENLYVETTASGAPQQNTPGSNGTGTILQGYVETSNVNVVEEMVNMIQTQRAYEINSKAITTSDQMLQKLSQM, encoded by the coding sequence ATGATACGTTCGTTATGGATCGCCAAGACTGGCATGGAAGCGCAGCAGACGCAGATGGACGTCACGTCCCACAATCTGGCCAACGTCAGCACCAACGGTTTCAAGAAGTCGCGCGCCGTCTTCGAAGATCTGCTGTACCAGAATATCCGCCAGCCGGGCGCGCAATCGTCGCAGCAGACCAATCTGCCGTCCGGCCTGCAGCTAGGCACCGGTGTGCGCACCGTGGCCGTCGAGCGCATCCACACCCAGGGCAATCCGCAGTCGACCGGCAACGATAAAGACATCATGGTCAACGGCAGCGGCTTCTTCACCGTGCTGCTGCCCGACGGCACCACCGCCTACACCCGCGACGGCTCCTTCCAGCGCGACAACAACGGCCAGATGGTGACCTCGGAGGGCTTCGTGCTGCAACCGGCCATCACCATCCCGATCACGGCCCAGGCCATCACCGTCGGCCGCGACGGCACCGTCTCGGTCAACATCGCCAACGGCAACGGCGCCACCACCACCCAGCAGCTGGGCAGCCTGCAACTGGCCACCTTCATCAACCCGACCGGGCTGGAATCGAAGGGCGAGAACCTGTACGTGGAAACCACCGCCTCCGGCGCGCCGCAGCAGAACACGCCGGGCAGCAACGGCACCGGTACCATCCTGCAGGGTTATGTGGAAACCTCAAACGTCAACGTGGTGGAGGAGATGGTCAATATGATCCAGACCCAGCGCGCCTACGAAATCAACTCCAAGGCCATCACCACCTCGGACCAGATGCTGCAGAAGCTGTCGCAGATGTAA
- the flgF gene encoding flagellar basal-body rod protein FlgF produces MDRLVYTAMTGARHVMEQQATVSNNLANATTTGFRAQIDSFRAVPVVSEGLPTRAFVTDSTVGSDWRAGPIQTTGRALDIAIRDQGWIAVQSADGSEAYTRNGSLKVTENGILQTSSGQTVIGDGGPITVPPDTNVTIASDGTISVIANDFQPGPSNTLGRIKLVNPDTKTLLRGDDGLFRQADGTPAQNDANVRVVDGALEGSNVSPVDSMVNMISLARQFEMQMSLMKNAENNAAKATQILALS; encoded by the coding sequence ATGGACCGCCTCGTCTATACCGCGATGACCGGTGCCCGCCACGTGATGGAGCAGCAAGCCACCGTGTCGAACAACCTGGCCAACGCCACCACCACCGGCTTCCGCGCCCAGATCGACTCGTTCCGGGCGGTGCCGGTGGTGTCCGAGGGCTTGCCCACGCGCGCCTTCGTGACCGACTCCACGGTCGGATCGGACTGGCGTGCCGGTCCAATCCAGACCACCGGCCGCGCGCTCGACATCGCCATCCGCGACCAGGGCTGGATCGCGGTGCAGTCGGCCGACGGTTCGGAAGCCTATACCCGCAACGGCAGCCTGAAGGTGACCGAGAACGGCATCCTGCAAACCAGCTCCGGCCAGACGGTGATCGGCGACGGCGGCCCGATCACGGTGCCGCCGGACACCAACGTGACCATCGCCAGCGATGGCACCATCAGCGTCATCGCCAACGATTTCCAGCCGGGGCCGTCCAACACGCTGGGGCGCATCAAGCTGGTCAATCCGGACACCAAGACTCTGCTGCGCGGCGACGACGGCCTGTTCCGCCAGGCCGACGGCACGCCGGCCCAGAACGACGCCAACGTGCGTGTGGTGGACGGCGCGCTGGAGGGCAGCAACGTCAGCCCGGTCGATTCCATGGTTAACATGATCAGTCTGGCAAGGCAGTTTGAAATGCAAATGAGCTTGATGAAGAATGCCGAGAATAACGCCGCAAAAGCCACCCAGATCCTCGCTTTGAGTTGA